The proteins below come from a single Azospirillum sp. B510 genomic window:
- a CDS encoding rhodanese-like domain-containing protein, whose translation MRFPTVRIGLTLPTLALLATIGFNPAAFAAGVPQPEGYRLSDYRSPTPDGVPGAETVDTAAVRSLLAQGRTIPIFVQRLERSTLPGGPWLQSKPYRQIPGSVWLPNVGLGAPDAATLGWFESQLDRLTAGDRARDILFYCLSDCWMSWNAAKRAVLLGYARVHWYPTGIDGWMEAGLPTEEAHPLPPPTAPAP comes from the coding sequence TTGCGGTTCCCGACAGTCCGGATCGGCCTGACCCTCCCAACCCTCGCCCTTCTCGCGACCATAGGGTTCAATCCTGCCGCCTTCGCCGCCGGCGTGCCGCAGCCGGAGGGTTACCGCCTGTCCGACTACCGCTCCCCCACGCCGGACGGCGTCCCCGGGGCGGAGACTGTCGACACGGCTGCGGTGCGTTCCCTGCTGGCGCAGGGCCGTACGATCCCGATCTTCGTCCAGCGGCTTGAACGCAGCACGCTTCCCGGCGGCCCCTGGCTGCAATCGAAGCCTTACCGGCAGATTCCCGGCAGCGTCTGGTTGCCCAATGTCGGACTGGGCGCACCGGATGCCGCCACGCTGGGCTGGTTCGAATCGCAGTTGGACCGGTTGACCGCCGGCGACCGGGCGCGTGATATTCTGTTCTATTGCCTGTCCGATTGCTGGATGTCGTGGAACGCGGCGAAGCGCGCGGTGTTGCTTGGCTATGCCCGGGTCCATTGGTACCCGACGGGCATCGACGGCTGGATGGAGGCCGGTCTGCCGACGGAGGAGGCGCATCCGCTGCCACCACCGACAGCGCCCGCGCCCTGA
- the zwf gene encoding glucose-6-phosphate dehydrogenase, whose translation MNSRSTVAAPALPPFDYTVFGGTGDLALRKLLPALYLRDKAGQVADGSRIIGVSRSPLAPSDYRAKAEEAIHQHVPADERDTAIIARFLERLDYVPVDATSDTGWSDLAELLNNPPPRRSDAVRIFYLATSPSLFGPVCDQLRAFGVATPASRVVLEKPIGRDLASAQEINDRVGAVFTEPQIYRIDHYLGKETVQNLLALRFGNSLFEPLWNADHIDHVQITVAETVGVEERGGYYDQSGALRDMVQNHLLQLVCLVGMECPISLAQESVRDEKLKVLRSLKAIGADEVGGCTVRGQYRAGAVAGGAVPGYLDEPGIPAGSGTETFVALKLEIDNWRWAGVPFYLRSGKRLPAKMSEIVIQFRPIRHSIFPQGAGELQANRLIVRLQPDESIRLHLMTKEPGPGGMRLRPAALNLSFAQTFGGRFPDAYERLLMDVVRGNSTLFMRRDEVEAAWQWAEPIIDGWMARHEMPKPYIAGTWGPSQSIALIERDGRTWHDDEIPSAAF comes from the coding sequence ATGAACTCCCGCTCCACCGTCGCAGCCCCCGCATTGCCGCCCTTCGACTATACGGTGTTCGGCGGCACCGGCGATCTGGCTCTGCGCAAACTGCTCCCGGCGCTCTATCTGCGCGACAAGGCGGGGCAGGTGGCCGATGGCAGCCGCATCATCGGCGTCTCGCGCAGCCCGCTCGCCCCGTCCGACTATCGGGCCAAGGCGGAGGAGGCGATCCACCAGCATGTGCCGGCCGACGAACGCGACACCGCCATCATCGCCCGCTTCCTGGAGCGGCTGGATTATGTCCCGGTCGACGCCACCTCCGACACTGGCTGGAGCGATCTGGCGGAGTTGCTGAACAACCCGCCGCCGCGCCGCAGCGACGCGGTCCGCATCTTCTATCTCGCCACCTCGCCCAGCCTGTTCGGCCCGGTCTGCGACCAGCTGCGCGCCTTCGGTGTCGCCACCCCGGCCTCGCGCGTTGTGCTGGAAAAGCCGATCGGCCGCGACCTCGCCTCGGCGCAGGAGATCAACGACCGCGTCGGCGCCGTATTCACCGAGCCGCAGATCTACCGCATCGACCATTATCTCGGTAAGGAGACGGTGCAGAACCTGCTGGCGCTGCGTTTCGGCAATTCTCTGTTCGAGCCGTTGTGGAATGCCGACCACATCGACCATGTCCAGATCACCGTCGCCGAAACGGTCGGCGTCGAGGAACGCGGCGGCTATTACGACCAGTCCGGCGCGCTTCGCGACATGGTGCAGAACCATCTGTTGCAGCTCGTCTGTCTGGTCGGCATGGAATGCCCGATCTCGCTGGCCCAGGAATCGGTGCGTGACGAGAAGCTGAAGGTCCTGCGCTCGCTCAAGGCCATCGGGGCGGACGAGGTCGGCGGCTGCACGGTCCGCGGCCAATATCGCGCCGGTGCCGTCGCCGGCGGGGCGGTGCCCGGCTATCTCGATGAACCGGGCATTCCGGCCGGCAGCGGCACCGAAACCTTCGTCGCGCTGAAGCTGGAGATCGACAATTGGCGCTGGGCCGGGGTGCCCTTCTATCTGCGCAGCGGCAAGCGCCTGCCGGCTAAGATGTCGGAAATCGTCATCCAGTTCCGGCCGATCCGTCATTCGATCTTTCCGCAGGGAGCGGGCGAATTGCAGGCCAACCGCCTGATCGTCCGGCTTCAGCCCGACGAGAGCATCCGCCTGCATCTGATGACCAAGGAGCCGGGGCCGGGGGGCATGCGGCTGCGGCCGGCGGCCCTCAACCTCAGCTTCGCCCAGACCTTCGGTGGCCGTTTCCCCGATGCCTACGAGCGGCTGCTGATGGATGTGGTGCGCGGCAACTCCACCCTGTTCATGCGCCGCGACGAGGTCGAGGCGGCGTGGCAATGGGCGGAGCCGATCATCGACGGCTGGATGGCCCGGCACGAGATGCCGAAGCCCTACATCGCCGGCACCTGGGGCCCCTCGCAGTCCATCGCCCTGATCGAGCGCGACGGCCGCACCTGGCACGACGACGAGATCCCGTCGGCCGCCTTCTGA
- the pedF gene encoding cytochrome c-550 PedF gives MGGLLAAALTGGAFAHGDVVPQPVDTAGLEKLGDTWRDSNPYRGNPRAIEIGASAFNQNCARCHGLGAVSGGIAPDLRYLEKGDAGDEWFKERVTNGSIRNGVTYMPKFGEALGQEALWAIRSWLETVHED, from the coding sequence ATGGGCGGGCTGCTGGCGGCGGCGCTGACAGGTGGGGCCTTCGCCCATGGCGACGTCGTGCCCCAGCCGGTGGACACCGCGGGGCTGGAGAAGCTGGGCGACACCTGGCGGGACAGCAATCCCTACCGCGGCAATCCGCGCGCCATCGAGATCGGCGCGTCGGCCTTCAACCAGAACTGCGCGCGCTGCCATGGGCTGGGCGCGGTGTCCGGCGGCATCGCTCCCGACCTGCGCTATCTCGAAAAGGGCGATGCCGGCGACGAGTGGTTCAAGGAACGCGTCACCAACGGTTCGATCCGCAATGGCGTCACCTATATGCCGAAATTCGGCGAGGCCCTGGGGCAGGAGGCGCTGTGGGCGATCCGCTCCTGGCTGGAAACCGTGCATGAAGACTGA
- a CDS encoding response regulator transcription factor: MTRILIADDHPMVRDALRSAVLYSCQATDVMEADRLDSVMQALEERGDLDLVLLDVNMPGMNGLGGLRTLRQRFPATPVVVVSAHEERRWVREAMESGAAGFIPKSTPRDAIAAALRQVLNGELYVPPQTGVEDGANDCEDAETAEIARRISTLTAQQLRVLELLGTGKLNKEIAFDLSITETTVKAHVSAILQKLKVYSRTQAVVIANRVLADRR, encoded by the coding sequence ATGACCCGGATCCTGATCGCCGATGACCACCCGATGGTGCGCGACGCCTTGCGCAGCGCGGTGCTCTATTCCTGCCAGGCCACCGATGTGATGGAGGCGGACAGGCTCGACAGCGTCATGCAGGCGCTGGAGGAACGGGGCGACCTCGACCTCGTGCTGCTGGACGTGAACATGCCGGGCATGAACGGGCTGGGTGGGCTGCGCACGCTGCGCCAGCGTTTCCCGGCGACCCCGGTCGTCGTCGTTTCCGCCCATGAGGAGCGCCGCTGGGTCCGGGAGGCGATGGAGAGCGGGGCCGCCGGCTTCATTCCGAAATCCACCCCCCGCGATGCCATCGCCGCCGCCTTGCGCCAAGTGCTGAACGGCGAACTCTATGTTCCGCCCCAGACCGGGGTGGAGGACGGCGCCAACGATTGCGAGGATGCCGAGACCGCTGAGATCGCGCGCCGCATCTCCACCCTGACGGCGCAACAGCTCCGAGTCCTGGAGCTGCTCGGCACCGGCAAGCTGAACAAGGAGATCGCCTTCGATCTCAGCATCACCGAGACGACGGTCAAGGCCCATGTCTCCGCCATCCTGCAAAAGCTGAAGGTCTACAGCCGTACCCAGGCGGTGGTGATCGCCAACCGCGTTCTGGCCGACCGGCGGTGA
- a CDS encoding SIS domain-containing protein, with amino-acid sequence MPSPVNSASATPTPLDMLGEIRRRRSGLKRSEGRIADLVLADPRRVLDLNVTSLAQAAEVSEATVVRFCRSVGCAGFPDFKLRLAGSQARDEARGGTPYVSQDVAPDDDVGILARKIFSSSAAALTTASAALDDRALERAITLLADAPRVLCVGTGGSSALAQDAAHKLLRFGADAQPCADPVLARMLLVNMGAGCVLLALSNTGRSGTINELAAAARAQGMAVVAITAPRSPLASMATVVIASQPVEDTEMYTPMASRLVHLTLIDVLSTGVALRLGDPAVRQLAKVKSAINAGRLPPLA; translated from the coding sequence ATGCCATCCCCGGTCAACAGCGCATCCGCCACTCCTACACCATTGGATATGCTGGGCGAAATCCGCAGGCGGCGCAGCGGGCTGAAGCGGTCCGAAGGGCGGATCGCCGATCTGGTGCTGGCCGATCCACGGCGGGTTCTGGATCTGAACGTCACATCCCTGGCGCAGGCGGCCGAGGTGAGCGAAGCGACGGTCGTGCGGTTTTGCCGCAGCGTCGGCTGTGCCGGCTTCCCTGATTTCAAGCTGCGGCTCGCCGGATCGCAGGCGCGGGACGAGGCGCGGGGCGGCACCCCCTATGTCAGCCAGGACGTCGCGCCGGACGATGATGTCGGCATCTTGGCGCGAAAAATTTTTTCATCGAGCGCCGCCGCCCTCACCACCGCTTCGGCCGCGCTGGACGACCGGGCGCTGGAGCGGGCGATCACGCTGCTGGCGGATGCGCCGCGGGTGCTGTGCGTGGGCACCGGCGGGTCGAGCGCGCTGGCCCAGGACGCCGCGCACAAGCTGTTGCGGTTCGGCGCCGATGCCCAGCCCTGCGCCGATCCGGTGCTGGCACGCATGCTGCTCGTCAATATGGGGGCCGGCTGCGTTCTGCTGGCCCTGTCCAACACCGGGCGCAGCGGGACGATCAACGAGCTGGCCGCGGCGGCGCGGGCCCAGGGCATGGCGGTGGTGGCGATCACCGCCCCCCGGTCGCCGCTCGCCTCCATGGCGACCGTGGTCATCGCCAGCCAGCCGGTGGAGGACACGGAGATGTACACGCCGATGGCGTCGCGGCTGGTGCATCTGACATTGATCGACGTGCTGTCCACCGGCGTCGCGCTGCGGCTGGGTGATCCCGCGGTGCGGCAACTGGCGAAGGTGAAATCGGCGATCAATGCCGGGCGGTTGCCACCACTGGCCTGA
- the edd gene encoding phosphogluconate dehydratase, translating to MSKPASLNSVVARVTERIAERSRDRRAAYLARLESAAGKPRRHRLGCANLAHAFAACGANDKAALRGEVQPSIGIVTAYNDMLSAHQPYEHYPALIRQSVRAAGGVAQVAGGVPAMCDGVTQGYEGMELSLFSRDVIALATGVALSHATFDGVLCLGICDKIVPGLVIGSLAFGHLPTIFVPAGPMPSGLSNADKAKVRQLYAQGKIGRDELLEAESQAYHAPGTCTFYGTANTNQMLMEIMGLHLPGASFVNPDTPLRDALTDAAARRVVAMAAPGAGSPIGRIADERALVNGIVGLLATGGSTNHTLHIPAIAAAAGIELTWEDFSDLSAVVPLLARVYPNGSADVNRFHQAGGMPFIIGQLIDAGLVHTDIATVWGEGGLEPYRSMPELDEGGALSWTRSATDQSGDPTVVATTAAPFAAEGGLRVLTGNLGRGVIKISAVKPEHRVIEAPARVFDNQEAVQAAFRAGDLDRDVVVVVRYQGPAANGMPELHKLTPPLGVLQDKGFKVALVTDGRMSGASGKVPAAIHVTPEVKGGGPLGRVRDGDILRLDAEAGTLDALVDSAEWQSRGAPPPPSEDASHGCGRELFALFRNNAGAAEKGGSVLNLLG from the coding sequence ATGAGCAAGCCCGCCTCCCTGAATTCTGTCGTCGCCCGCGTGACGGAGCGCATCGCGGAGCGCAGCCGCGACCGCCGTGCCGCTTATCTGGCGCGGTTGGAAAGCGCCGCCGGAAAGCCGCGCCGCCATCGCCTGGGCTGCGCCAACCTCGCCCATGCCTTCGCCGCCTGCGGCGCCAACGACAAGGCGGCCTTGCGTGGCGAGGTCCAGCCGTCGATCGGCATCGTCACCGCCTACAACGACATGCTGTCGGCCCATCAGCCCTATGAGCACTATCCGGCGCTGATCCGCCAATCGGTGCGCGCGGCCGGCGGCGTCGCCCAGGTGGCCGGCGGCGTGCCCGCCATGTGCGACGGCGTCACCCAGGGCTATGAGGGGATGGAGCTGTCGCTGTTCAGCCGCGACGTCATCGCGCTGGCGACCGGCGTCGCCCTGTCCCACGCCACCTTCGACGGCGTGCTCTGCCTGGGCATCTGCGACAAGATCGTCCCCGGCCTGGTGATCGGCTCGCTCGCCTTCGGCCATCTGCCGACGATCTTCGTTCCCGCCGGCCCGATGCCCTCCGGCCTGTCGAACGCCGACAAGGCCAAGGTGCGCCAGCTCTACGCCCAGGGCAAGATCGGACGGGACGAGCTGCTGGAGGCGGAGTCCCAGGCCTATCACGCGCCGGGCACCTGCACCTTCTACGGCACCGCCAACACCAACCAGATGCTGATGGAGATCATGGGCCTGCATCTGCCGGGCGCCAGCTTCGTCAATCCCGACACGCCGCTGCGCGACGCGCTGACCGATGCCGCCGCCCGCCGGGTGGTGGCGATGGCCGCTCCCGGCGCCGGCTCGCCGATCGGCCGCATCGCCGACGAGCGCGCCCTGGTCAACGGCATCGTCGGGCTGCTGGCGACCGGCGGTTCGACCAACCACACCCTGCACATCCCGGCCATCGCCGCCGCCGCCGGCATCGAGCTGACCTGGGAGGATTTCTCCGACCTGTCGGCCGTCGTCCCGCTGCTGGCGCGCGTCTATCCCAACGGCAGCGCCGATGTGAACCGCTTCCACCAGGCCGGCGGCATGCCCTTCATCATCGGCCAGCTGATCGATGCCGGCCTTGTCCATACCGACATCGCCACCGTCTGGGGCGAGGGCGGTCTGGAGCCCTATCGCAGCATGCCGGAGCTGGACGAGGGCGGCGCCCTGAGCTGGACCCGCTCCGCCACCGACCAGAGCGGCGACCCGACGGTCGTCGCCACCACCGCGGCCCCCTTCGCCGCCGAGGGCGGTCTGCGCGTGCTGACCGGCAATCTCGGCCGCGGCGTCATCAAGATCTCGGCGGTCAAGCCGGAACATCGCGTGATCGAGGCGCCCGCCCGCGTCTTCGACAACCAGGAGGCCGTCCAGGCCGCCTTCCGCGCCGGTGACCTGGACCGCGACGTCGTCGTCGTCGTCCGCTATCAGGGGCCGGCCGCCAACGGCATGCCGGAACTGCACAAGCTGACCCCGCCGCTGGGCGTGCTGCAGGACAAGGGCTTCAAGGTGGCGCTGGTCACCGATGGCCGCATGTCCGGCGCCTCCGGCAAGGTGCCTGCCGCCATCCACGTCACGCCGGAGGTGAAGGGCGGTGGTCCGCTCGGCCGGGTGCGCGACGGCGATATCCTGCGGCTGGATGCCGAGGCCGGAACGCTGGACGCCCTGGTCGATAGCGCCGAATGGCAGAGTCGTGGCGCTCCGCCGCCGCCGAGCGAGGATGCCTCCCACGGCTGCGGGCGCGAACTGTTCGCCCTGTTCCGCAACAATGCCGGCGCGGCGGAGAAGGGCGGCTCCGTCCTCAACCTGCTGGGCTGA
- the pqqA gene encoding pyrroloquinoline quinone precursor peptide PqqA, whose protein sequence is MADYTMVAWRSPTPDGYSSSCQPSWPSTICNQEQPAMKTWRKPKTIEIAVGTEINAYACAGL, encoded by the coding sequence ATGGCGGATTACACCATGGTAGCATGGCGATCCCCCACCCCGGACGGATACTCTTCATCTTGCCAACCATCATGGCCATCAACAATCTGCAATCAGGAGCAACCCGCGATGAAGACCTGGCGCAAACCGAAGACCATCGAGATCGCCGTCGGCACCGAAATCAACGCCTACGCCTGCGCCGGCCTGTAA
- the pqqB gene encoding pyrroloquinoline quinone biosynthesis protein PqqB has translation MKILVLGSAAGGGFPQWNCACAGCRRARSGDPAAKPRTQSSLAVTADGERWLLLNASPDLGAQLLANPQLHPTGGLRGNPISAALLTNADIDHVAGLLTLRESHPFSIYATTRVHGVLAGNSVFNVLNPDLVARRQMALGEPFEPTGADGRPLGLEVEAFAVPGKVALYLEDASAGPGFGSVAEDTVAVRIRPSDGSGDGFFYIPGCAALPGWLADRLFGAALVLFDGTTWTDDEMIRNGTGVKTAGRMGHMPMSGPEGSIAAFAPLSVARKIYIHINNTNPALLEDSPERAEAEAAGWRIAHDGLELTL, from the coding sequence ATGAAGATTCTCGTTCTCGGTTCGGCGGCCGGCGGGGGATTTCCGCAATGGAACTGCGCCTGCGCGGGATGCCGCCGCGCCCGCTCCGGCGATCCGGCGGCCAAGCCGCGTACCCAGTCGTCGCTGGCGGTGACAGCGGACGGTGAGCGTTGGTTGCTGCTCAACGCCTCGCCCGACCTTGGCGCGCAGCTGCTGGCCAATCCGCAGCTTCATCCGACGGGCGGCCTGCGCGGAAACCCGATCAGCGCGGCACTGTTGACCAACGCCGACATCGACCATGTCGCCGGCCTGCTGACGCTGCGCGAATCCCACCCCTTCTCCATCTACGCCACGACCCGCGTCCATGGCGTGCTGGCCGGCAACAGTGTCTTCAATGTGCTGAACCCGGATCTGGTCGCCCGCCGGCAGATGGCGCTGGGCGAACCGTTCGAGCCAACCGGGGCCGATGGCCGCCCGCTGGGGCTGGAGGTGGAGGCCTTCGCCGTGCCAGGCAAGGTGGCGCTCTATCTGGAGGATGCCTCGGCCGGTCCCGGCTTCGGATCGGTCGCGGAGGATACGGTGGCGGTGCGCATCCGCCCGAGCGACGGGTCGGGTGACGGCTTCTTCTACATTCCCGGCTGCGCCGCGCTGCCCGGCTGGCTCGCCGACCGGCTGTTCGGGGCGGCGCTGGTGCTGTTCGACGGCACCACCTGGACCGATGACGAGATGATCCGCAACGGCACCGGAGTCAAGACGGCGGGCCGCATGGGGCATATGCCGATGTCGGGACCGGAGGGAAGCATCGCCGCCTTCGCGCCGCTCTCTGTCGCCCGCAAGATCTACATCCACATCAACAACA